From a region of the Rouxiella sp. S1S-2 genome:
- the pth gene encoding aminoacyl-tRNA hydrolase, whose amino-acid sequence MSSIKLIVGLANPGAEYAQTRHNAGAWYVDLLARQHNQQLKEESKFFGYTARLSLNGQDVRLLVPTTFMNLSGKAVIAMANFYRVEPDEILVAHDELDIPPGVAKIKLGGGNGGHNGLKDIQNRLGNNPNFYRLRIGIGHPGDRNKVVGFVLGKPPTSEQKLIDAAIDESLRCTDILMKDGLLKAMNRLHTFKAEV is encoded by the coding sequence GTGAGCAGCATTAAATTAATCGTTGGCCTGGCAAATCCAGGTGCCGAATATGCCCAGACCCGCCACAATGCCGGCGCCTGGTATGTTGATTTATTGGCGCGTCAGCATAACCAACAGTTAAAGGAAGAGAGCAAATTTTTCGGCTACACGGCGCGTTTGTCACTCAATGGGCAAGACGTTCGCCTGCTGGTTCCCACGACTTTCATGAACCTGAGTGGCAAAGCAGTGATTGCCATGGCGAACTTCTACCGCGTCGAACCTGACGAAATACTGGTCGCACACGACGAACTGGATATTCCTCCCGGCGTGGCAAAAATCAAGCTTGGCGGCGGCAATGGCGGTCACAACGGGCTGAAAGACATTCAGAACCGGCTGGGCAACAACCCGAACTTTTATCGTCTGCGCATTGGCATTGGTCATCCGGGCGATCGCAATAAAGTCGTGGGATTTGTTCTCGGCAAGCCCCCTACCAGCGAACAAAAGCTGATTGATGCCGCTATCGACGAGTCGCTGCGCTGTACCGATATTTTGATGAAAGATGGGTTATTGAAGGCGATGAACCGACTGCACACTTTTAAGGCGGAAGTTTAA
- the ychH gene encoding stress-induced protein YchH, producing MKRKNATVCGNVLMGLGLVTMIGGVGYSILNQLPNLGLPQFFAHGAIMCIFIGALLWLTGARVGGREGVVDRYYWVRHYDARCRKGHKHS from the coding sequence ATGAAACGTAAAAACGCAACAGTATGCGGCAATGTGTTAATGGGATTGGGATTAGTGACCATGATTGGCGGGGTAGGGTACTCAATCCTTAACCAGCTGCCGAATCTCGGCTTACCGCAGTTCTTTGCTCACGGCGCAATTATGTGCATTTTTATCGGCGCGCTACTGTGGCTGACCGGGGCCAGGGTCGGCGGGCGCGAAGGCGTAGTCGATCGTTACTATTGGGTGCGTCATTATGATGCCCGCTGCCGTAAAGGCCATAAGCATTCATAA
- the prs gene encoding ribose-phosphate diphosphokinase: MPDMKLFAGNAIPELAQRIANRLYTSLGDAAVSRFSDGEVSVQINENVRGGDIFIIQSTCAPTNDNLMELVVMVDALRRASAGRITAVIPYFGYARQDRRVRSARVPITAKVVADFLSSVGVDRVLTVDLHAEQIQGFFDVPVDNVFGSPILLEDMLQQNLENPIVVSPDIGGVVRARAVAKLLNDTDMAIIDKRRPRANVSQVMHIIGDVTGRDCILVDDMIDTGGTLCKAAEALKERGAKRVFAYATHPIFSGNAVENIKHSVLDEVIVCDTIPLSAEIRALKNVRTLTLSGMLAEAIRRISNEESISAMFEH, translated from the coding sequence GTGCCTGATATGAAGCTTTTTGCTGGTAACGCCATCCCGGAACTAGCACAACGAATTGCCAACCGTTTATACACCAGCTTAGGTGATGCCGCCGTTAGTCGTTTCAGCGACGGCGAAGTAAGTGTGCAAATTAACGAAAATGTACGTGGCGGAGATATTTTCATTATCCAATCCACTTGCGCGCCTACTAACGACAACCTGATGGAATTAGTGGTGATGGTGGATGCACTCCGGCGCGCGTCTGCCGGTCGCATCACGGCAGTTATCCCTTACTTCGGTTATGCACGTCAGGATCGCCGCGTGCGTTCAGCGCGTGTTCCTATCACCGCCAAAGTTGTTGCAGACTTTCTTTCCAGCGTTGGTGTTGACCGCGTATTAACCGTTGATTTGCACGCAGAGCAAATCCAGGGCTTCTTCGATGTCCCGGTTGATAACGTGTTTGGCAGCCCAATCCTGCTCGAAGATATGTTGCAGCAAAACCTGGAAAACCCAATCGTGGTTTCTCCAGACATCGGCGGCGTAGTACGTGCCCGTGCCGTTGCCAAGTTGCTCAACGACACCGACATGGCCATCATCGATAAACGTCGCCCACGCGCAAACGTTTCGCAGGTGATGCACATCATCGGTGACGTTACCGGCCGCGACTGTATCCTTGTTGATGACATGATCGACACCGGCGGTACATTGTGTAAAGCCGCAGAAGCACTGAAAGAACGCGGTGCAAAGCGCGTCTTTGCTTATGCGACTCACCCAATTTTCTCCGGCAATGCGGTTGAAAACATCAAACACTCCGTGCTTGATGAAGTGATTGTTTGCGATACCATTCCGCTGTCAGCAGAAATTCGCGCCCTGAAAAACGTTCGTACTCTGACCCTGTCCGGCATGCTGGCTGAAGCCATACGCCGTATCAGTAATGAAGAATCGATTTCAGCGATGTTCGAGCATTAA
- the ispE gene encoding 4-(cytidine 5'-diphospho)-2-C-methyl-D-erythritol kinase: MTQIWPSPAKLNLFLYITGQRANGYHDLQTLFQFIDYGDSLAFTPRDDNKITLIPSIVGVPDEQNLIVRAAKLLQHHASAACGADIVLEKRLPMGGGLGGGSSNAATTLIALNMLWNCGLSDNQLAELGVSLGADVPVFVMGHSAFAEGIGEVLKPVSPAEKWYLVAHPGVSIPTPAIFGDPELIRNTPKRSIDVLLHTDYSNDCEPIARKRFYEVEQLLSWLLEYAPSRLTGTGACVFAEFDTEASAREVLSKAPAWINGFVAQGVNVSPLHKTRAELMRAAAKA; the protein is encoded by the coding sequence ATGACGCAAATCTGGCCATCTCCGGCTAAACTCAATTTGTTTCTCTATATCACCGGTCAGCGCGCCAACGGCTATCATGACCTGCAAACGCTGTTTCAGTTTATTGACTACGGCGACAGCTTGGCCTTTACGCCGCGTGATGACAATAAAATTACGCTCATCCCCTCGATTGTTGGCGTGCCGGATGAGCAGAACCTTATTGTGCGGGCTGCAAAATTGTTACAGCATCACGCGTCTGCTGCCTGCGGCGCCGATATTGTCCTTGAGAAACGTTTGCCCATGGGCGGCGGTCTCGGCGGTGGGTCATCTAATGCCGCAACGACGCTGATTGCACTGAACATGCTGTGGAACTGTGGACTTAGCGACAACCAGCTGGCCGAGCTTGGCGTAAGTTTGGGCGCCGACGTGCCGGTGTTCGTGATGGGTCACTCGGCATTTGCCGAAGGCATCGGTGAGGTGTTAAAACCGGTTTCACCGGCAGAAAAATGGTATCTTGTTGCTCATCCCGGCGTCAGCATTCCAACGCCGGCAATTTTTGGCGATCCTGAATTGATTCGTAATACGCCAAAGCGCTCGATTGATGTGCTATTGCACACAGATTACAGCAATGATTGTGAACCGATTGCAAGAAAACGTTTTTACGAGGTTGAACAGCTGCTTTCATGGCTGCTAGAATACGCGCCGTCGCGCCTCACTGGTACAGGTGCCTGTGTGTTTGCCGAATTTGACACAGAGGCGTCCGCCCGCGAGGTGCTGAGTAAAGCTCCGGCATGGATCAACGGTTTTGTTGCCCAAGGCGTTAACGTTTCGCCTCTGCATAAAACCCGCGCCGAGCTGATGAGAGCCGCAGCCAAAGCGTAG
- the lolB gene encoding lipoprotein insertase outer membrane protein LolB produces MPMHKVNLLRLLPLASLVLTACSTFSPTTGPSTSPTSPEWRQHEQQVKQLEHYQTRGAFAYISDKQKVYARFFWQQYSPQSYRLLLTNPLGSTEMELKVQNGVAQLTNNQGKQYTSDNPDDMIQKLTGMSIPLVNLRQWMLGLPGDSSDFSLDSQYRLRQVNYKQQGLNGSVTYQSYDTTTTPSLPNRLEMAQGSQRIKLKMDSWTLN; encoded by the coding sequence ATGCCAATGCATAAAGTAAACCTGCTCCGCCTGCTCCCTCTCGCCAGTCTGGTGCTGACAGCCTGTTCGACCTTTTCGCCGACTACCGGGCCGTCAACCAGTCCAACGTCCCCCGAGTGGCGTCAGCACGAACAGCAGGTTAAACAACTCGAGCATTATCAAACACGCGGTGCCTTTGCTTATATCTCTGATAAACAAAAAGTTTATGCACGCTTCTTCTGGCAGCAATACTCCCCGCAAAGCTACCGCCTGCTGTTGACCAACCCACTTGGCAGCACAGAAATGGAACTTAAAGTGCAAAACGGCGTTGCACAGCTGACCAACAATCAGGGCAAACAGTACACCAGCGACAATCCTGACGACATGATTCAGAAACTGACCGGGATGTCGATTCCGCTGGTCAACCTGCGTCAGTGGATGCTGGGCCTGCCGGGTGACAGCAGCGACTTCAGCCTCGACAGCCAATATCGCCTGCGTCAGGTCAACTACAAGCAGCAAGGCCTGAACGGCAGTGTTACCTATCAAAGCTACGACACCACCACGACGCCGTCACTACCTAACCGTCTCGAGATGGCTCAAGGGTCACAGAGAATTAAATTGAAAATGGACAGCTGGACATTAAACTGA
- the hemA gene encoding glutamyl-tRNA reductase, giving the protein MTLLALGINHKTAPISLREKITFSPDTIEQALSSLLQQPLVQGGVVLSTCNRTELYLSVEQQEQLQGKGGVHEQLVTWLCDYHHLSADDVKKSLYWHQDNAAVSHLMRVASGLDSLVLGEPQILGQVKKAFAESQHGQAVSGELERLFQKSFSVAKRVRTETDIGASAVSVAFAACTLARQIFESLSEVNVLLVGAGETIELVARHLREHKVRHMMIANRTRERAQLLADEVGAEVVSLQDIDSRLAEADIIISSTASPLPIIGKGMVERALKARRNQPMLMVDIAVPRDIEPEVGKLANAYLYSVDDLHSIIQNNLAQRKAAAVQAESIVEQESSNFMAWLRSQGAVEVIRDYRSRADTVRADMEAKALAAIAQGADVQSVIHDLAHKLTNRLIHAPTRSLQQAASDGDVERLQILRDSLGLDQ; this is encoded by the coding sequence ATGACCCTACTTGCATTAGGCATTAACCATAAAACCGCCCCGATATCTCTGCGTGAAAAGATTACGTTTTCGCCAGATACTATCGAGCAGGCGCTCTCAAGTCTGCTTCAGCAACCGCTGGTGCAGGGGGGCGTCGTGTTGTCTACCTGTAACCGTACCGAGCTTTATCTCAGCGTCGAGCAGCAGGAGCAACTACAGGGTAAAGGGGGAGTGCATGAGCAACTGGTGACGTGGTTGTGTGACTACCATCATCTGAGTGCAGATGATGTTAAAAAGAGTCTTTACTGGCATCAGGATAACGCCGCAGTTAGTCATCTGATGCGCGTTGCCAGCGGTCTGGATTCGCTGGTTCTCGGTGAACCGCAGATTCTGGGGCAGGTTAAAAAAGCCTTTGCAGAATCGCAGCATGGTCAGGCCGTGTCCGGTGAGCTTGAGCGTTTATTCCAAAAATCATTCTCGGTCGCAAAACGCGTGCGCACTGAAACAGACATTGGTGCCAGTGCCGTTTCTGTCGCTTTTGCTGCCTGTACGCTGGCGCGTCAAATCTTTGAGTCCCTGTCTGAAGTCAACGTGCTGCTGGTCGGCGCGGGTGAAACTATTGAACTGGTGGCGCGTCATCTGCGCGAGCACAAAGTGCGTCATATGATGATTGCCAACCGCACGCGTGAGCGCGCTCAGCTGCTGGCCGATGAGGTCGGGGCGGAAGTGGTTTCGCTTCAGGATATAGATTCGCGGTTGGCCGAGGCCGACATTATTATCAGCTCTACCGCCAGTCCGCTGCCTATTATCGGCAAGGGCATGGTTGAGCGTGCGCTCAAGGCGCGTCGCAATCAGCCTATGCTGATGGTCGATATTGCCGTTCCGCGCGATATCGAGCCTGAAGTGGGCAAATTGGCCAACGCCTACCTCTACAGCGTTGATGACCTGCACAGCATTATTCAAAATAATCTTGCCCAACGTAAGGCGGCTGCTGTTCAGGCTGAATCTATCGTTGAGCAGGAAAGCTCCAATTTTATGGCCTGGCTGCGTTCTCAGGGCGCGGTTGAAGTTATTCGTGATTATCGCTCCCGCGCCGACACCGTACGCGCCGATATGGAAGCAAAAGCCCTGGCGGCAATTGCTCAGGGCGCTGATGTACAAAGCGTTATTCACGATCTGGCCCATAAACTCACCAACCGCCTCATCCATGCACCTACCCGGTCACTTCAGCAGGCAGCCAGCGATGGCGATGTTGAGCGTTTGCAAATTTTACGCGATAGTCTCGGGTTAGATCAGTAA
- the prfA gene encoding peptide chain release factor 1: MKPSIVAKLEVLQERHEEVEAMLGDAAVIADQDKFRNLSREYAQLSDVSACFLTWRQAQEDLAAAQEMLDDPEMREMAQDEIKQCQNKLEELEQELQLLLLPKDPDDERGCFLEVRAGTGGDEAAIFAGDLFRMYSRYAETRRWRVEIISANDGEHGGYKEVIAKVSGDGVYGQFKFESGGHRVQRVPETESQGRIHTSACTVAVMPEVPEAEMPEINAGDLRIDTFRSSGAGGQHVNTTDSAIRITHLPTGIVVECQDERSQHKNKAKALSVLGARIRAAEVAKRQLEEASTRRNLLGSGDRSDRNRTYNFPQGRVTDHRINLTIYRLDEVMEGKLDMLIQPIVQEYQADQLAALSEQE, encoded by the coding sequence ATGAAGCCTTCTATTGTTGCCAAACTGGAAGTGTTACAAGAGCGCCATGAAGAAGTTGAGGCAATGCTCGGCGATGCCGCCGTGATTGCCGATCAGGACAAATTCCGCAATCTTTCCCGTGAATACGCTCAGTTGAGCGACGTTTCCGCCTGTTTTCTAACCTGGCGTCAGGCACAGGAAGACCTGGCCGCCGCGCAGGAGATGCTCGACGATCCCGAGATGCGCGAAATGGCGCAGGATGAAATCAAACAGTGCCAGAACAAACTCGAAGAGCTTGAGCAAGAACTGCAACTGCTGCTTTTACCCAAAGACCCCGACGACGAACGTGGCTGCTTCCTTGAAGTGCGTGCCGGTACCGGCGGCGACGAAGCCGCGATATTTGCTGGCGATCTGTTCCGCATGTACAGCCGTTACGCCGAAACGCGCCGCTGGCGTGTAGAGATTATCAGCGCCAACGACGGTGAGCACGGCGGCTATAAGGAGGTGATTGCCAAAGTCAGTGGCGACGGCGTTTATGGTCAGTTCAAATTCGAATCGGGCGGACATCGCGTTCAGCGTGTGCCTGAAACCGAGTCACAGGGCCGTATTCACACCTCGGCCTGCACCGTGGCGGTAATGCCTGAAGTACCAGAAGCCGAAATGCCGGAAATCAACGCCGGTGACCTGCGCATCGACACCTTCCGTTCATCCGGTGCGGGCGGTCAGCACGTTAACACCACCGACTCTGCAATCCGTATTACCCACTTGCCAACCGGCATTGTAGTTGAATGTCAGGACGAACGTTCTCAGCACAAAAACAAAGCCAAGGCGTTGTCAGTGTTGGGGGCGCGTATTCGTGCGGCAGAAGTGGCAAAGCGTCAGCTCGAAGAGGCCTCTACTCGTCGTAACCTGCTGGGCAGCGGCGACCGATCTGACCGTAACCGCACTTACAACTTCCCGCAGGGAAGAGTGACCGACCACCGTATCAACCTGACAATTTATCGTCTTGATGAAGTGATGGAAGGCAAGCTTGATATGCTTATACAACCGATTGTGCAGGAATATCAGGCCGACCAGCTCGCCGCGTTGTCCGAGCAGGAATAA
- the prmC gene encoding peptide chain release factor N(5)-glutamine methyltransferase — translation MDFTRWLTQAIGRLAASDSPKRDAEILLGHVTGRARTFIMAFGETMLTEPQQLQLELLLSRREKGEPVAYLVGEREFWSLPLSVSPATLIPRPDTECLVEQALLRLGSTPACALDLGTGTGAIALALASERPDCEFTGVDLQPEAVALAQYNARKLAIPNAEFLQGSWFTPVSGRTFQLIVSNPPYIDATDPHLDEGDVRFEPATALIADNKGLADIDYITTHAPAFLKPQGWLLLEHGWQQGESVRAILLSAGFIAVETIKDYGDNDRVSFGQWPGLPPV, via the coding sequence ATGGACTTTACCCGCTGGCTGACCCAAGCTATTGGTCGTCTGGCGGCCAGCGACAGCCCCAAGCGAGATGCTGAAATCTTGCTGGGGCACGTTACTGGTCGTGCACGAACGTTTATTATGGCATTTGGTGAAACAATGCTCACCGAGCCGCAGCAGCTACAGCTTGAGTTACTGCTGAGCCGACGCGAGAAGGGCGAACCCGTCGCCTATCTGGTCGGTGAACGCGAGTTCTGGTCACTTCCGCTGTCCGTTTCCCCCGCCACACTCATTCCTCGTCCTGATACAGAATGTCTGGTTGAGCAGGCTCTGTTGCGCCTCGGCAGCACGCCTGCCTGCGCGCTGGATTTAGGTACGGGAACCGGAGCCATTGCGCTGGCATTGGCCAGCGAACGTCCAGACTGTGAGTTTACCGGCGTAGACCTCCAACCGGAGGCCGTAGCGCTGGCGCAGTACAACGCCAGAAAACTTGCGATCCCTAATGCAGAATTCTTGCAGGGTAGCTGGTTTACACCGGTAAGTGGCCGCACCTTTCAGCTCATTGTCAGTAATCCTCCCTATATAGACGCAACCGATCCGCATCTTGATGAGGGCGACGTTCGCTTTGAACCCGCCACGGCGTTGATTGCCGACAATAAAGGGCTGGCAGACATTGATTATATTACGACCCACGCACCGGCGTTTCTTAAACCGCAGGGCTGGTTGTTGTTGGAGCACGGTTGGCAGCAGGGTGAGTCGGTGAGGGCCATCTTGCTGTCTGCCGGTTTTATCGCCGTCGAGACCATAAAGGATTATGGCGATAATGACCGAGTTTCGTTTGGACAATGGCCCGGCTTGCCGCCTGTTTAA
- a CDS encoding SirB2 family protein — translation MSSYIWVKNFHIVVITVSIVLFILRFFWKWANSPLAQKRWVKIVPHIVDTFMLISGIWLVVITHFYPFSPQGSWLTEKLFGVIIYIALGFMALGSGKNGSRSQKTRWVAFILALGCLYLIVKLAMTKVPLLMG, via the coding sequence ATGTCGTCATATATTTGGGTGAAAAATTTCCATATCGTAGTAATAACTGTCAGTATCGTTCTGTTTATTCTGCGATTTTTTTGGAAATGGGCAAACTCTCCGCTCGCGCAGAAACGCTGGGTGAAAATAGTGCCACACATTGTCGACACTTTTATGCTGATAAGCGGTATCTGGCTGGTGGTTATTACCCATTTTTATCCGTTTTCCCCACAAGGTTCATGGCTGACCGAAAAGCTTTTTGGCGTTATTATCTATATCGCCCTTGGATTTATGGCTCTGGGGTCAGGCAAAAACGGCTCGCGCAGCCAAAAGACGCGTTGGGTGGCTTTTATTCTGGCCTTGGGTTGTTTGTATTTGATTGTTAAGCTGGCTATGACAAAAGTACCGCTGCTAATGGGATAA
- the sirB1 gene encoding invasion regulator SirB1: MSAIADFEFNEAPLSAGVILVTQAIRFDFKADDVNRQLQVLVEEARSKVPEELSQDQQLEVLIELFYRTWGFGGAGGVYRLSDAMWIDKVLASRQGTPVSLGVIFLHIAHALELPLMPVIFPTQLILRADWLDEEMWLVNPLNGETLSEHVLEVWLKGNLGVSAVIEDDDLEEADHTMIIRKMLDTLKAALMEEKQMELALSASEAVLEFDPDDPYEIRDRGLIYAQLDCNHVAISDLNYFVEQCPEDPISEVIKIQIHSIEQKQITLH, from the coding sequence ATGAGCGCTATTGCTGATTTTGAATTTAATGAAGCGCCATTAAGCGCAGGTGTCATCCTGGTAACGCAGGCAATTCGCTTTGATTTTAAAGCCGATGACGTAAATCGTCAGTTGCAGGTTCTGGTTGAAGAAGCCCGAAGCAAGGTACCTGAAGAACTGAGTCAGGATCAGCAGCTTGAAGTTTTAATTGAGTTATTTTATCGCACTTGGGGTTTTGGCGGAGCGGGGGGCGTTTACCGCCTGTCCGATGCAATGTGGATAGATAAGGTTCTGGCCTCGCGTCAGGGTACGCCGGTTTCATTGGGCGTAATTTTCCTGCATATTGCTCACGCGCTTGAGCTGCCGTTGATGCCGGTAATTTTCCCGACTCAACTTATTCTGCGTGCCGACTGGCTCGATGAAGAGATGTGGCTGGTGAATCCGCTTAACGGCGAAACCCTGAGTGAACATGTTTTGGAAGTGTGGCTTAAAGGTAATCTGGGCGTAAGCGCCGTCATTGAGGACGATGACCTCGAAGAAGCCGATCATACGATGATTATCCGCAAAATGTTGGATACGCTTAAAGCCGCGCTAATGGAAGAAAAACAGATGGAACTGGCGCTGAGTGCCAGTGAAGCGGTTCTTGAGTTTGATCCCGACGATCCTTATGAAATTCGCGATCGCGGGCTGATTTATGCACAGCTTGACTGTAATCACGTGGCGATTTCCGACCTCAATTACTTCGTCGAACAGTGCCCTGAAGACCCGATATCAGAAGTGATAAAAATTCAAATTCACTCAATTGAACAGAAACAAATAACGTTACATTAG
- the kdsA gene encoding 3-deoxy-8-phosphooctulonate synthase: MKHKVVSIKDINVANDLPFVLFGGMNVLESRDMAMRVCEHYVKVTDKLGIPYVFKASFDKANRSSIHSYRGPGLDEGMKIFQDLKAAFGVKIITDVHESWQAQPVADVVDVIQLPAFLARQTDLVEAMAKTGAVINVKKPQFVSPGQMGNIVDKFKEGGNDQVILCDRGSNFGYDNLVVDMLGMNVMINATGGHPVIFDVTHALQTRDPFGAASGGRRAQVAELARAGMAVGIAGLFIEAHEDPANAKCDGPSALPLEKLEPFLVQMKAIDDLVKSFPALDTSK; this comes from the coding sequence ATGAAACATAAAGTGGTTAGCATTAAGGACATCAACGTAGCAAACGATTTGCCGTTTGTGTTGTTTGGCGGTATGAACGTGCTGGAATCACGTGACATGGCGATGCGCGTCTGTGAGCACTACGTGAAAGTGACGGACAAACTCGGCATTCCTTATGTTTTCAAAGCCTCTTTTGATAAGGCCAACCGTTCTTCAATTCACTCTTATCGCGGCCCGGGCCTGGATGAAGGGATGAAGATTTTCCAGGACCTGAAAGCGGCGTTTGGCGTGAAAATCATTACCGACGTTCACGAAAGCTGGCAGGCACAGCCGGTTGCGGACGTGGTTGACGTGATTCAGCTACCTGCATTTCTGGCACGTCAGACCGACTTGGTTGAAGCGATGGCGAAAACCGGCGCGGTCATTAACGTTAAAAAACCACAGTTCGTCAGCCCGGGCCAAATGGGTAACATCGTCGATAAATTCAAAGAAGGTGGCAACGATCAGGTTATTCTTTGCGATCGCGGCAGTAACTTCGGCTATGACAACCTGGTTGTCGATATGCTCGGTATGAACGTGATGATTAACGCCACTGGCGGCCATCCGGTTATCTTCGATGTGACTCACGCGTTGCAGACCCGTGACCCGTTTGGTGCAGCCTCTGGCGGCCGTCGTGCGCAGGTTGCCGAGTTGGCGCGTGCTGGCATGGCGGTGGGCATTGCCGGCCTGTTTATCGAAGCACACGAAGACCCTGCTAACGCGAAATGCGACGGTCCTTCAGCACTGCCACTTGAGAAGCTTGAGCCTTTCCTGGTGCAGATGAAAGCTATCGACGACCTGGTGAAAAGCTTCCCGGCTCTCGACACCAGCAAGTAA
- a CDS encoding peptide MFS transporter, protein MSHLENTSHHRSVIPAGSGALFFIQTFSTLGFAVLYSTLVLYATKRLGFSENDANAIMGVFGAFNYGLHMFGGYLGGRYLSNRNLFVLGMVLQVIGCALIAVAGVNGLYWGLAMFLTGSGLNVTCLNMMLTQRFAPEDDRRESAFLWNYAGMNLGFFIGFAVAGYFQLSDNYRALFMFATLGNAVAILVTLSRWNILKDINTPLKQATSRQFRQRMLIGIAILVVLVPIIRVMLTHAAFSSYFVVALGIVIFIIMGVVTTRHRQQDEKSRMVAYLLLAAGSLVFWTLYQLAPMGLMLFSENNINLNVYGFRVAPQWIQDINTVVIVVGGPLMALWFKRLRQRGWRIDIPLQFSGALFCIGIGMLVLPLGIHFAGSDGLMAFKWIVISYVFQSVGELMISPIGYAMIGKLAPARYQGVMMGCWMMVTGVASVLASYVSGLMPANTGSTPLLTNPGYSEVFNALGWGSVATGVVLMLLIPLLRRLIQRVPA, encoded by the coding sequence TTGAGTCATTTAGAAAATACATCACATCATCGCTCGGTAATACCGGCGGGTTCCGGCGCACTATTTTTCATTCAAACCTTTTCGACCTTAGGATTTGCCGTACTTTATTCCACGCTGGTGCTGTATGCCACCAAGCGTCTGGGCTTCAGCGAAAACGATGCCAACGCCATTATGGGTGTCTTTGGTGCTTTCAACTACGGCCTGCACATGTTTGGTGGCTACCTCGGCGGCCGCTATCTGAGTAACCGTAATCTGTTCGTACTCGGGATGGTGCTGCAGGTTATCGGCTGCGCACTGATTGCTGTCGCGGGCGTGAACGGACTCTACTGGGGGTTGGCAATGTTCTTGACCGGCAGCGGGCTAAACGTCACCTGCCTGAACATGATGCTGACCCAGCGCTTTGCGCCAGAAGACGACCGCCGCGAGTCTGCCTTCCTGTGGAACTACGCCGGAATGAATCTTGGATTCTTTATCGGTTTTGCAGTTGCGGGTTATTTCCAACTGAGTGACAACTACCGCGCACTGTTTATGTTCGCCACCTTAGGCAATGCGGTTGCTATTTTAGTGACCCTGTCACGTTGGAATATCCTGAAGGATATTAACACGCCGCTTAAGCAGGCCACTTCTCGCCAGTTTAGACAGCGCATGCTGATAGGTATCGCCATTTTGGTGGTGCTGGTGCCAATTATCCGCGTCATGCTGACGCACGCGGCCTTCAGCAGCTACTTCGTGGTGGCGCTGGGTATCGTGATATTTATTATCATGGGCGTAGTGACCACCCGTCATCGTCAGCAGGATGAGAAAAGCCGCATGGTGGCTTATCTGCTGCTGGCTGCAGGCTCTCTGGTATTTTGGACGCTGTATCAGCTCGCCCCTATGGGACTGATGTTGTTCTCAGAAAACAACATTAACCTGAATGTTTATGGTTTTCGCGTAGCGCCGCAGTGGATCCAGGACATTAATACCGTGGTCATCGTCGTGGGCGGCCCGCTGATGGCTCTTTGGTTCAAACGTCTTCGCCAACGCGGCTGGCGTATTGATATTCCGCTGCAGTTCTCGGGAGCCTTGTTCTGCATTGGCATTGGTATGCTGGTACTGCCGTTGGGTATTCACTTTGCCGGCAGTGATGGCCTGATGGCCTTTAAGTGGATAGTGATCAGCTATGTTTTCCAGAGTGTGGGTGAGCTGATGATCTCTCCGATCGGCTACGCGATGATAGGCAAACTCGCTCCGGCACGTTATCAGGGCGTAATGATGGGCTGCTGGATGATGGTGACTGGGGTAGCATCCGTGCTGGCCAGCTACGTTTCGGGTCTGATGCCGGCCAATACCGGCAGCACGCCGTTACTGACCAATCCTGGCTACAGTGAAGTATTTAATGCTTTGGGATGGGGTTCGGTGGCGACCGGCGTGGTGCTGATGCTGCTGATTCCGCTCCTGCGTCGTCTGATTCAACGGGTTCCCGCGTAA